A genomic segment from Takifugu rubripes chromosome 20, fTakRub1.2, whole genome shotgun sequence encodes:
- the LOC101070239 gene encoding 5-hydroxytryptamine receptor 3A-like yields the protein MTAKGQLRSFCFMLIQGYGAMLNCTSPTPRSLVAALEKDLFPYRQVRPVKDFSSPLNITLDITVVGVLGVDPISQTLTMLIWQVLEWDIDGLSWDVQECGTEKVSVLRERIWVPDVHIAEFMEENKSPRTPYVYLYNTGVVFDDRPIRVVSSCKLDIYTFPFDIQNCTLTFGSYVHFASEIRMSQGSTAEDILQESREVFETNGEWDLADIQAVPFTLSLGEDDYSEIKYFLILRRKPLNYVVNLLIPSCFLVTIDIFSFMLPPHSVDRSSFKMTLILGYTVFLLIMNDLLPVTGNQTPLINVFFSVSLALMVASLLETVLITHIQLSSSHGAIPDWLRTLVLQYMAILVCLPPLKKKRTVTVFLNPSATGTGVSEPASSVAGVVSVRGPQELSDASPAEKTTQDSVLEELRKLSRHLAAIRVQVDKHFQGNPSMQEWEMIGRVVDRFLFGLYIIFITVTFITIIAIWIWNNSYAA from the exons ATGACGGCCAAAGGACAACTCAGATCATTCTGTTTCATGCTGATCCAGG GTTATGGTGCCATGCTGAACTGCACCAGCCCGACCCCCAGATCTCTGGTTGCGGCCCTGGAAAAAGATCTGTTTCCGTACCGTCAGGTCCGTCCCGTGAAGGacttttcatctcctctcaACATCACCTTGGATATAACTGTGGTGGGAGTTTTGGGAGTG GACCCAATATCCCAAACCCTGACCATGCTTATCTGGCAGGTTCTG GAATGGGATATTGACGGACTGAGCTGGGATGTGCAAGAATGTGGAACTGAAAAAGTTTCCGTGCTTCGTGAGAGAATTTGGGTCCCAGATGTGCACATTGCAGAGTT catgGAAGAGAACAAATCTCCGAGAACTCCTTATGTGTACTTATACAACACGGGTGTTGTATTCGATGACAGACCCATCAGGGTGGTCAGCTCCTGCAAACTAGACATCTACACTTTTCCCTTCGACATCCAAAATTGCACTCTGACCTTTGGGTCCTATGTGCATTTCG cttcaGAGATCAGAATGAGCCAAGGCTCAACAGCTGAGGACATCCTGCAGGAGTCCAGAGAGGTGTTTGAGACAAACGGGGAGTGGGACCTTGCAGACATTCAAGCAGTACCTTTCACTCTTTCGCTGGGAGAAGACGATTACTCGGAGATTAAATATTTT CTCATCCTGAGGCGTAAACCCCTCAACTATGTGGTGAACCTGCTGATCCCCAGCTGCTTCCTCGTCACAATCGACATCTTCAGCTTCATGTTGCCCCCCCACAGTGTTGACCGCTCCTCCTTCAAGATGACCCTCATCCTGGGTTATACCGTCTTCCTGCTCATCATGAACGACCTGCTGCCCGTCACCGGGAACCAGACGCCTCTGATCA ACGTCTTCTTCTCTGTCAGCCTGGCTCTGATggtggccagcctgctggagacTGTTTTAATCACTCATATCCAGTTAAGTTCCTCCCACGGTGCCATCCCCGACTGGCTCAGGACCCTGGTGCTACAGTATATGGCCATCTTGGTTTGTCTCCCTCCATtaaagaagaagaggacagTCACTGTCTTCCTCAACCCATCAGCTACTGGCACAGGAG TCTCAGAACCAGCTTCGTCTGTTGCCGGCGTCGTCTCTGTCAGAGGCCCTCAGGAACTGTCAGACGCTTCTCCTGCGGAAAAGACGACCCAGGACTCAGTTTTGGAGGAACTGAGGAAGCTGAGCCGACATCTCGCCGCCATCCGCGTCCAAGTGGACAAACACTTCCAGGGGAACCCCTCGATGCAGGAATGGGAGATGATCGGGAGGGTGGTAGACCGTTTCCTCTTTGGTCtttacatcatcttcatcacagtcaccttcatcaccatcattgcCATCTGGATCTGGAATAATTCATATGCAGCTTGA
- the LOC105419573 gene encoding 5-hydroxytryptamine receptor 3A-like isoform X1, producing MMTKGQFRFFCFMLIQGYGAMLNCTSPTPRSLVAALEKDLFPYRQVRPVKDFSSPLNITLDITVVGVLGVDPISQTLTMLIWQVLEWDIDGLSWDVQECGTEKVSVLRERIWVPDVHIAEFMEENKSPRTPFVYLYNTGGVFDDRPIRVVSSCKLDIYTFPFDIQNCTLTFGSYVHFASEIRMSQGSTAEDVLQESREVFETNGEWDLADIQAVPFTLSLGEDDYSEIKYFLILRRKPLNYVVNLLIPSCFLVTIDIFSFMLPPHSVDRSSFKMTLILGYTVFLLIMNDLLPVTGNQTPLINVFFSVSLALMVASLLETVLITHIQLSSSHGAIPDWLRTLVLQYMAILVCLPPLKKKRTVTVFLNPSATGTGVSEPASSVAGVVSVRGPQELSDASPAEKTTQDSVLEELRKLSRHLAAIRVQVDKHFQGNPSMQEWEMIGRVVDRFLFGLYIIFITVTFITIIAIWIWNNSYAA from the exons ATGATGACCAAAGGACAATTCAGAtttttctgtttcatgctgATCCAGG GTTATGGTGCCATGCTGAACTGCACCAGCCCGACCCCCAGATCTCTGGTTGCGGCCCTGGAAAAAGATCTATTTCCGTACCGTCAGGTCCGTCCCGTGAAGGacttttcatctcctctcaACATCACCTTGGATATAACTGTGGTGGGAGTTTTGGGAGTG GACCCAATATCCCAAACCCTGACCATGCTTATCTGGCAGGTTCTG GAATGGGATATTGACGGACTGAGCTGGGATGTGCAAGAATGTGGAACTGAAAAAGTTTCCGTGCTTCGTGAGAGAATTTGGGTCCCAGATGTGCACATTGCAGAGTT catgGAAGAGAACAAATCTCCGAGAACTCCTTTTGTGTACTTATACAACACGGGTGGTGTATTCGATGACAGACCCATCAGGGTGGTCAGCTCCTGCAAACTAGACATCTACACTTTTCCCTTCGACATCCAAAATTGCACTCTGACCTTTGGGTCCTATGTGCATTTCG cttcaGAGATCAGAATGAGCCAAGGCTCAACAGCTGAGGACGTCCTGCAGGAGTCCAGAGAGGTGTTTGAGACAAACGGCGAGTGGGACCTTGCAGACATTCAAGCAGTACCTTTCACTCTTTCGCTGGGAGAAGATGATTACTCGGAGATTAAATATTTT CTCATCCTGAGGCGTAAACCCCTCAACTATGTGGTGAACCTGCTGATCCCCAGCTGCTTCCTCGTCACAATCGACATCTTCAGCTTCATGTTGCCCCCCCACAGTGTTGACCGCTCCTCCTTCAAGATGACCCTCATCCTGGGTTATACCGTCTTCCTGCTCATCATGAACGACCTGCTGCCCGTCACCGGGAACCAGACGCCTCTGATCA ACGTCTTCTTCTCTGTCAGCCTGGCTCTGATggtggccagcctgctggagacTGTTTTAATCACTCATATCCAGTTAAGTTCCTCCCACGGTGCCATCCCCGACTGGCTCAGGACCCTGGTGCTACAGTATATGGCCATCTTGGTTTGTCTCCCTCCATtaaagaagaagaggacagTCACTGTCTTCCTCAACCCATCAGCTACTGGCACAGGAG TCTCAGAACCAGCTTCGTCTGTTGCCGGCGTCGTCTCTGTCAGAGGCCCTCAGGAACTGTCAGACGCTTCTCCTGCGGAAAAGACGACCCAGGACTCAGTTTTGGAGGAACTGAGGAAGCTGAGCCGACATCTCGCCGCCATCCGCGTCCAAGTGGACAAACACTTCCAGGGGAACCCCTCGATGCAGGAATGGGAGATGATCGGGAGGGTGGTAGACCGTTTCCTCTTTGGTCtttacatcatcttcatcacagtcaccttcatcaccatcattgcCATCTGGATCTGGAATAATTCATATGCAGCTTGA
- the LOC105419573 gene encoding 5-hydroxytryptamine receptor 3A-like isoform X2, with translation MLNCTSPTPRSLVAALEKDLFPYRQVRPVKDFSSPLNITLDITVVGVLGVDPISQTLTMLIWQVLEWDIDGLSWDVQECGTEKVSVLRERIWVPDVHIAEFMEENKSPRTPFVYLYNTGGVFDDRPIRVVSSCKLDIYTFPFDIQNCTLTFGSYVHFASEIRMSQGSTAEDVLQESREVFETNGEWDLADIQAVPFTLSLGEDDYSEIKYFLILRRKPLNYVVNLLIPSCFLVTIDIFSFMLPPHSVDRSSFKMTLILGYTVFLLIMNDLLPVTGNQTPLINVFFSVSLALMVASLLETVLITHIQLSSSHGAIPDWLRTLVLQYMAILVCLPPLKKKRTVTVFLNPSATGTGVSEPASSVAGVVSVRGPQELSDASPAEKTTQDSVLEELRKLSRHLAAIRVQVDKHFQGNPSMQEWEMIGRVVDRFLFGLYIIFITVTFITIIAIWIWNNSYAA, from the exons ATGCTGAACTGCACCAGCCCGACCCCCAGATCTCTGGTTGCGGCCCTGGAAAAAGATCTATTTCCGTACCGTCAGGTCCGTCCCGTGAAGGacttttcatctcctctcaACATCACCTTGGATATAACTGTGGTGGGAGTTTTGGGAGTG GACCCAATATCCCAAACCCTGACCATGCTTATCTGGCAGGTTCTG GAATGGGATATTGACGGACTGAGCTGGGATGTGCAAGAATGTGGAACTGAAAAAGTTTCCGTGCTTCGTGAGAGAATTTGGGTCCCAGATGTGCACATTGCAGAGTT catgGAAGAGAACAAATCTCCGAGAACTCCTTTTGTGTACTTATACAACACGGGTGGTGTATTCGATGACAGACCCATCAGGGTGGTCAGCTCCTGCAAACTAGACATCTACACTTTTCCCTTCGACATCCAAAATTGCACTCTGACCTTTGGGTCCTATGTGCATTTCG cttcaGAGATCAGAATGAGCCAAGGCTCAACAGCTGAGGACGTCCTGCAGGAGTCCAGAGAGGTGTTTGAGACAAACGGCGAGTGGGACCTTGCAGACATTCAAGCAGTACCTTTCACTCTTTCGCTGGGAGAAGATGATTACTCGGAGATTAAATATTTT CTCATCCTGAGGCGTAAACCCCTCAACTATGTGGTGAACCTGCTGATCCCCAGCTGCTTCCTCGTCACAATCGACATCTTCAGCTTCATGTTGCCCCCCCACAGTGTTGACCGCTCCTCCTTCAAGATGACCCTCATCCTGGGTTATACCGTCTTCCTGCTCATCATGAACGACCTGCTGCCCGTCACCGGGAACCAGACGCCTCTGATCA ACGTCTTCTTCTCTGTCAGCCTGGCTCTGATggtggccagcctgctggagacTGTTTTAATCACTCATATCCAGTTAAGTTCCTCCCACGGTGCCATCCCCGACTGGCTCAGGACCCTGGTGCTACAGTATATGGCCATCTTGGTTTGTCTCCCTCCATtaaagaagaagaggacagTCACTGTCTTCCTCAACCCATCAGCTACTGGCACAGGAG TCTCAGAACCAGCTTCGTCTGTTGCCGGCGTCGTCTCTGTCAGAGGCCCTCAGGAACTGTCAGACGCTTCTCCTGCGGAAAAGACGACCCAGGACTCAGTTTTGGAGGAACTGAGGAAGCTGAGCCGACATCTCGCCGCCATCCGCGTCCAAGTGGACAAACACTTCCAGGGGAACCCCTCGATGCAGGAATGGGAGATGATCGGGAGGGTGGTAGACCGTTTCCTCTTTGGTCtttacatcatcttcatcacagtcaccttcatcaccatcattgcCATCTGGATCTGGAATAATTCATATGCAGCTTGA